Proteins co-encoded in one Seriola aureovittata isolate HTS-2021-v1 ecotype China chromosome 1, ASM2101889v1, whole genome shotgun sequence genomic window:
- the mybpc3 gene encoding LOW QUALITY PROTEIN: myosin-binding protein C, cardiac-type (The sequence of the model RefSeq protein was modified relative to this genomic sequence to represent the inferred CDS: substituted 1 base at 1 genomic stop codon) gives MPEPVKKADAPAKAPTDGPGESSVEPQPAPAPPAAAPTGEETAAPAHAAPPAEDAQPPDTRQDLTGLFTERPQTGEVTVGENITFVAKVNAESLLKKPTIKWFKGKWMDLASKSGKHLQLKEMYDRNTKIYTFEMQIMAAKPNFAGAYRCEVSSRDKFDSCNFELSVHEARAAEGFDIRAAFRRTSTDGKEDSGELDFSTLLKKRXEKKKPGTEPDVDVWEILSKAPASEYEKIAFQYGITDLRGMLKRLKKMKKEEKKSQAFLKKMDPAYQVTKGHKIKLAVQVANPDVDVKWLKNGKEIQPTGRYIFESVGNMRYLTINHCSLADDAAYCCVVGEEKCTTELFVKEPPVLIVKNLEDQMVMKGERVELECEVSEEGANVKWEKDGVELTRDESFKYRFKKDGCKHILIINEATKEDCGHYKVKTNGGESMAELMVQEKDLEVYQSIADLTVKAKDQAVFKCEVSDENVRGTWYKNGVEVKSDERVNITHIGRIHKLTIDDVKPEDEGDYNFVPDGYAFNLSAKLNFLEVKIDYVPRQDPPKIHLDCMGRTADSTIVVVAGNKLRLDVPITGDPAPTVVWTKGEKVVTEGDGRVHVETTKGHCVFTIEGAERQDEGIYSVVVRNPAGEDCADINVKVVDVPDPPQTPRVLSVGEDSCVIQWDPPRFDGGQPIIGYVVERKKKQSYRWMRLNFDPYPDTTYEAKRMIEGVAYEMRIYAVNGIGMSRHSPASQPFVPVAPTSEPMGLVVEDISDTSISLKWRPPERIGSAELEGYGVEYCKEGTDEWIPAIQGLTERTSLIVRDLTTGDKLQFRVRAYNMAGPSAPTTLAQPVTIREIMQRPKIWLPRNLRQTLIKKVGDTVNLLIPFQGKPRPKVTWSKDGEPLEPTFANVRNSDVDTILFIRKTDRKHSGKYDLHVQIENVEDTASVNLQIVDLPGPPEALKIMDVWGFNVALEWKPPKDNGNCEITGYTVQKADKKTMEWYTVYDQYRRTNCVVSDLIMGNEYVFRAFSMNLVGLSLEARETKDSAYIQKTGIAYKPPSYKEHDFSEAPKFTHPLVNRSIIAGYSATLSCSVRGIPKPKVTWYKNKMDISNEAKYRMLSKQGVLTLEIRKPCPFDGGVYMCKAVNDSGEDIVECKLEVRSQIVKEEKKDEKKKELRAAE, from the exons ATGCCAGAGCCAGTCAAAAAAGCAG ACGCTCCAGCTAAAGCCCCTACTGATGGACCCGGGGAGTCCAGTGTAGAACCACAACCGGCCCCggctccacctgcagcagcaccCACAGGGGAAGAGACCGCTGCCCCAGCACAtgctgctcctccagctgagg ATGCACAGCCTCCAGACACCAGACAGGATCTGACTGGACTCTTCACAGAGAGACCCCAGACCGGAGAAGTCACTGTAG GTGAAAACATCACGTTTGTGGCCAAAGTCAATGCTGAATCGCTGCTGAAGAAACCCACCATCAAGTGGTTCAAAGGGAAATGGATGGACCTCGCCAGCAAGTCTGGAAAACACCTGCAGCTAAAGGAGATGTATGACCGCAACACGAAG ATCTACACGTTTGAGATGCAGATCATGGCTGCCAAGCCTAACTTTGCTGGAGCATACAGATGTGAGGTTTCATCCAGGGACAAGTTTGACAGCTGTAATTTTGAGTTGAGTGTGCATG AGGCAAGAGCTGCTGAAGGCTTTGACATAAGAGCAGCCTTCAGGCGCAC TAGCACAGATGGAAAAGAAGACTCGGGAGAGCTGGACTTCAgcacattattaaaaaaaaggtaa gaaaaaaaaaagccagg CACAGAGCCTGACGTGGACGTGTGGGAGATTCTCAGCAAAGCTCCTGCTTCAGAATACGAGAAGATCGCTTTTCAGTATGGCATTACCGACCTCAGAGGCATGCTGAAGAGactgaagaagatgaagaaggaagagaaaaagagccaAG CTTTCCTCAAAAAGATGGATCCTGCCTACCAAGTGACAAAGGggcataaaataaaactagCTGTTCAGGTCGCCAATCCAGATGTTGATGTGAAATGGCTGAAGAACGGGAAAGAAATTCAACCAACTGGAAG GTACATATTTGAGAGTGTTGGCAACATGCGCTACCTCACCATCAACCACTGCTCCTTGGCAGATGATGCTGCATACTGCTGTGTGGTGGGGGAGGAGAAATGCACCACTGAGCTCTTTGTTAAAG AGCCTCCTGTCCTGATTGTGAAGAATCTGGAGGATCAGATGGTCATGAAGGGTGAGCGGGTGGAGTTGGAGTGCGAAGTCTCAGAGGAAGGAGCCAATGTTAAATG GGAGAAAGACGGTGTGGAACTGACAAGAGACGAGTCTTTCAAGTACCGCTTCAAGAAAGACGGCTGCAAACATATTCTGATCATTAATGAGGCCACAAAAGAAGACTGCGGCCACTACAAGGTTAAAACAAATGGCGGCGAGTCGATGGCTGAGCTCATGGTGCAGG AGAAAGACCTGGAGGTCTACCAGAGCATTGCAGACCTCACAGTGAAGGCGAAGGACCAGGCAGTTTTCAAGTGTGAGGTGTCAGATGAGAACGTGAGGGGAACCTGGTATAAGAATGGCGTAGAGGTCAAGTCCGATGAGAGAGTGAATATCACACATATTGGCAG GATCCACAAACTGACCATTGATGATGTCAAACCAGAGGACGAGGGGGACTATAATTTTGTGCCAGATGGCTACGCTTTCAACCTTTCCGCCAAACTCAATTTCTTGG AGGTGAAGATCGATTATGTGCCGCGCCAAG ATCCTCCTAAGATCCACCTGGACTGTATGGGTCGTACTGCCGACTCAACCATCGTGGTGGTGGCTGGCAACAAACTGCGTCTTGACGTCCCGATCACTGGAGATCCTGCTCCCACAGTGGTCTGGACCAAGGGAGAGAAG GTGGTCACCGAGGGAGACGGTAGGGTCCATGTCGAAACCACCAAGGGCCACTGTGTCTTCACCATCGAGGGGGCTGAGAGGCAGGACGAGGGAATCTACTCTGTTGTGGTTCGAAACCCTGCTGGGGAGGACTGTGCAGATATCAATGTGAAAGTTGTTG ATGTTCCAGATCCTCCCCAGACTCCCAGAGTCCTCAGCGTGGGAGAGGACTCCTGTGTTATCCAGTGGGACCCACCTCGGTTCGATGGTGGACAACCCATcattg GCTATGTGGTGGAGcggaagaagaagcagagctACAGGTGGATGAGGCTGAACTTTGACCCTTACCCCGACACCACCTATGAAGCCAAGCGGATGATTGAAGGAGTGGCGTATGAAATGCGAATCTATGCTGTCAACGGCATTGGCATGTCTCGTCACAGCCCTGCCTCGCAGCCATTTGTGCCAGTCG ccCCTACAAGTGAGCCCATGGGACTGGTTGTCGAAGACATCAGTGACACTTCTATCTCGCTGAAGTGGCGGCCGCCTGAGAGGATCGGCTCGGCTGAACTCGAGGGTTATGGGGTTGAGTACTGCAAGGAGGGCA CTGATGAATGGATACCAGCCATTCAGGGTCTGACTGAGAGGACATCCCTGATTGTCAGAGACCTCACCACTGGAGACAAGCTGCAGTTCCGTGTGCGAGCCTACAACATGGCGGGTCCCAGTGCTCCCACCACTCTGGCCCAACCCGTCACCATCAGGGAGATAATGC AACGCCCAAAAATTTGGCTCCCCAGAAATCTCCGGCAGACTCTCATCAAGAAAGTTGGAGACACTGTCAACCTTTTGATTCCATTCCAG GGTAAGCCCAGGCCAAAGGTGACATGGAGTAAAGATGGGGAGCCTCTGGAACCCACATTCGCTAACGTGAGGAACAGCGATGTCGATACAATCCTCTTCATCCGCAAGACGGACAGAAAACACTCGGGGAAGTATGATCTCCACGTGCAGATTGAGAACGTGGAAGACACGGCAAGTGTCAATCTGCAGATTGTAG ATCTCCCAGGGCCTCCCGAGGCTCTGAAGATCATGGATGTCTGGGGCTTCAACGTGGCACTCGAGTGGAAGCCGCCTAAGGACAACGGTAACTGTGAAATCACTGGTTACACCGTTCAGAAAGCTGACAAGAAGACCATG GAGTGGTATACAGTCTACGATCAGTACAGGCGAACCAACTGCGTCGTTTCTGACCTCATCATGGGGAATGAGTACGTCTTCCGAGCCTTTTCCATGAACCTGGTGGGCCTCAGCCTAGAGGCTagagaaacaaaagacagtgCTTACATCCAGAAAACAG GTATCGCTTACAAGCCGCCCTCCTACAAGGAACACGACTTCTCGGAGGCTCCCAAGTTCACACATCCTTTAGTGAACCGCTCTATCATAGCAGGATACAGTGCAACCCTCAGTTGCTCAGTCAGAGGTATACCGAAG CCCAAAGTGacctggtacaaaaacaagATGGACATCTCAAATGAAGCCAAGTACCGAATGCTGAGTAAGCAGGGCGTCCTGACGCTGGAGATCCGTAAGCCCTGTCCATTCGATGGGGGAGTGTATATGTGCAAAGCAGTCAACGACAGCGGAGAAGACATTGTGGAGTGTAAACTGGAGGTTCGCT CTCAAAttgtgaaagaagaaaagaaagacgaAAAGAAGAAAGAGCTCCGAGCTGCTGAATGA